In Plectropomus leopardus isolate mb unplaced genomic scaffold, YSFRI_Pleo_2.0 unplaced_scaffold9583, whole genome shotgun sequence, a single genomic region encodes these proteins:
- the LOC121940855 gene encoding DNA replication licensing factor mcm2-like, translated as GRYDPSLTFSENVDLTEPIVSRFDILCVVRDTVDPVQDEMLARFVVGSHIKHHPSSKEGGVALEEMVLPNSSDVPPIPQELLRKYIIYAKERVHPKLNQMDQDKVARIYSDLRKESM; from the exons GCGGCCGGTACGACCCGTCTCTGACCTTCTCTGAGAACGTGGACCTGACGGAGCCCATCGTGTCacgttttgacattttgtgtgtcGTCCGAGACACCGTCGACCCCGTGCAg GATGAGATGTTGGCGCGCTTCGTGGTCGGCTCCCACATCAAACATCACCCTAGCAGCAAAGAAGGGGGCGTGGCCTTGGAGGAAATGGTTCTGCCCAACTCGTCCGACGTGCCGCCGATTCCCCAGGAGCTCCTGAGGAAGTACATCATCTACGCCAAGGAGCGG GTTCATCCCAAACTGAACCAGATGGATCAGGACAAAGTGGCTCGCATCTACAGCGACCTCCGAAAAGAGTCGATG